The DNA window CTGGCCGCCCCTGTGACCAGCACCAGCCGTCCGGCGAACCAGCGTGCGTACGGGCCGGCGGGAGCGGTCTCCGTAGACCGTCCGCCCTCCTGCCGGGACAGCGCGAACTCGGCGATCCATGCCGCCACTTGATCGGGCCGGGTGCGCGGCACCCAGTGCTTGGCGGTCAGATTGCGGCGCACCAGGCCGGGCGCCCACTGCTCCAGGTCGTCGTAGAGCCGCTCGGAGAGATAGGCGTCACCGGTGGGGGTGATCAGCTGCACGGGGGTGTGGGCGTAGGCGTCGGTGCGCGGGCGGCGCAGCCGGGCGCGGATGTTGTCGCGGTAGAGCCAGGCGCCGTGTGCGGCGTCCGACGGCAGGGAGGGCGTCGGATAGCCCGAGACCGGAAGCTTCTCCAGGCGCGCGATCAGCTTGGGCCACTGCTTGCCCAGCGGTCCGCGCCAGGCGGCCTCCGGCAGCCCGGGGGTGTGCAGCGCGTACACGTACCAGGACCGGGCGCTCTGGCCGAGCATCTGGGCTACCCGCCGCGGGGTGGGCCGCGCCGCGCGCTTGCGGAACCACATTGCGAGGTGGTCGAGGGAGGGGCCGGAGATGGAGGTGAAGGAGGCGATGCGCCCCTCGGTGCGGGCGACGGTGGCGAACTCCCACGCCTGCACCGACCCCCAGTCGTGCCCGACCAGGTGCACCGGGGCGTCCGGGCTCACCGCATCCGCGACGGCCAGGAAGTCGTCCGTGAGCTTCTCCAGGGTGAAGCCCCCGCGCAGCGGCTTCGGCGCCGTGGAGCGGCCGTGGCCGCGCACGTCGTACAGCACGACGTGGAAGCGGTCGCGCAGCCGCTCGGCGACCTCGGACCAGACCTCCTTGCTGTCCGGATAGCCGTGCACGAGCACCATCGTGGGCAGCGAGGCGTCGCCGAGCTCCGCCACGCACAGCTCGACCCCGCCCGTACGGATCCGGCGCTCCCGCGCGCCCTCGAGCCCCGCGCTGTTGCCGGCGTTCTCGCTCATGCGGCCCTCTCCTCCTGCGTGCGCCGCACGTGCGGCAGATCGTCGTCCAGCCAGAACGCGCTCTCTTCGGGATCCCGGGAGTCGGTGACCACCAGGAGCTCCTCGAACTTCGCGCCCGTCCCCCGGAAGCCGAGGTGGGGCTCGACCGCCCACAGGCCGGGCCGGGGCGGGTGGTCGGAGAACCGGTGCGGGCTCCACAGCGGGGACCAGCCCTCCCGGTGCCCGCGGAGGGCGTCGGAGGCGAGCCCCTTGAGGGCCTGGGTGCCGAACCCGAACACATGCGGCGACCAGCGGCGCTCCCTGACCCGGCCCACCTTGTGCGCGATCACCCCGAAGGGATAGGCGCGGTGCCGGTTGGCATGGCCCTGGCGGACCATGAGCCGGTCCACGTCCTCGTATATCTCGCGCAGGGGGCGGCGCTCACGCACCTCGCGCAGGACGAGCTCCCGGTGCTCCGCGAGATCGGCCATCAGGCGGTCGTGCAGCGGATTCGGGCCCAGACAGCCGGAGTAGCCGATGTCCGCCGTGAAGCCGCGGTGGACCGGGGCCATGTCGAGGATGAAGGGCATCCCCGCCTCCAGCCGCCGGTCGGTCGGGAAGAACTGCAGGGGCACCCGGAAGCCCGCGAACGCCGTGCGGTCCCCGAACCAGGCGAAGGGCAGGTGGAACCAGTCCCGCACGCCGTGCCGCCGCAGCCACTCCCGCTGCATCCGGGCCGCCTCGCGCTCGGTGA is part of the Streptomyces roseifaciens genome and encodes:
- a CDS encoding SDR family oxidoreductase translates to MSENAGNSAGLEGARERRIRTGGVELCVAELGDASLPTMVLVHGYPDSKEVWSEVAERLRDRFHVVLYDVRGHGRSTAPKPLRGGFTLEKLTDDFLAVADAVSPDAPVHLVGHDWGSVQAWEFATVARTEGRIASFTSISGPSLDHLAMWFRKRAARPTPRRVAQMLGQSARSWYVYALHTPGLPEAAWRGPLGKQWPKLIARLEKLPVSGYPTPSLPSDAAHGAWLYRDNIRARLRRPRTDAYAHTPVQLITPTGDAYLSERLYDDLEQWAPGLVRRNLTAKHWVPRTRPDQVAAWIAEFALSRQEGGRSTETAPAGPYARWFAGRLVLVTGAASGIGRATAFAFAEAGARVVAVDRDPEGAARTADMARLIGSPGAWGECADVSDEAAMEKLAAKVAAEYGVVDVLVNNAGIGLAGSFMDTSAEDWRKVLDVNLWGVIHGCRLFGKQMAERGQGGHIVNTASAAAFQPSRTLPAYSTSKAAVLMLSECLRAELAGQGIGVSAICPGIVNTPITGTARFAGVSEEEERRMRAKVGRAYGRRNYPPEKVAEAVLRAVVRNQAVVPVTPEAHGLQFMSRFAPWAQRALARIEPPL
- a CDS encoding M24 family metallopeptidase, whose translation is MTSAVPRELTGELRGFREVQRLAYDCAEAVAAQLGPGVTEREAARMQREWLRRHGVRDWFHLPFAWFGDRTAFAGFRVPLQFFPTDRRLEAGMPFILDMAPVHRGFTADIGYSGCLGPNPLHDRLMADLAEHRELVLREVRERRPLREIYEDVDRLMVRQGHANRHRAYPFGVIAHKVGRVRERRWSPHVFGFGTQALKGLASDALRGHREGWSPLWSPHRFSDHPPRPGLWAVEPHLGFRGTGAKFEELLVVTDSRDPEESAFWLDDDLPHVRRTQEERAA